In a genomic window of Lepisosteus oculatus isolate fLepOcu1 chromosome 3, fLepOcu1.hap2, whole genome shotgun sequence:
- the neurl4 gene encoding neuralized-like protein 4 isoform X2, with protein sequence MAELHPRSGKLIGLSNSNRTAQRNQPVQEFNHGLVLSREPLRDRDVFTVRIDKKVNSWSGSIEIGVTALDPAALDFPSSATGLKGGSWIVSGCSVLRDGRSILEEYGRDLDQLGEGDRVGIQRSAQGDLHLWVNGQDCGVAASGLPPRLWAVVDLYGKCTQVTVVSCEPPPERPEQEGVTAEEEPRDNERERDRDSEGPVMASEEVPELSRSHSRPDKFPSTLDTESVLTEQELSDVFNNAILSAYREEGGGGGSTTPRGDSGGAGDGGGGGGSSSANSPLGGGVSATLGAGTPGMTTNDALLFHEKCGTLIKLSNNNKTAERRRPLDEFNNGVVMTNRPLRHNEMFEIRIDKLVDKWSGSIEIGVTTHNPNNLDYPATMTNLRSGTIMMSGCGILTNGKGTRREYCEFSLDELQEGDHIGLMRKTSGALHFYINGIDQGVAATQTPGTVYGVVDLYGMAVKVTIVHNHNHSDRLRRNNAIMRALSPDVGRPRPPMHLGSDPEALDRLLFHPNCGQKAAIINDGRTALRPHATDDFNHGVVLSSRPLRSNEVFQVRIDKMVDKWAGSIEIGVTTHNPAYLQLPSTMTNLRSGTWMMTGNGVMHNGTTILDEYGHNLDRLKAGDTVGVVRKDDGSLHFFVNGVAQGPAAWNVPASVYAVVDLYGQAAQATIMDDMADLPPLPDDSSEGNNQLSPSSPCSVVSANDLRFHHLHGSNAVITNGGRTALRQNCRSEFNDAIVISNRCLRAGELFEIVIQKMVDRWSGSIEAGVTAIRPEDLEFPNTMTDIDYDTWMLSGTAIMQDGNTMRNNYGCDLDSLTTGSRIGMMRSASGDLHYYINGVDQGVACTGLPPDVYAVIDLYGQCVQVSITSSSGPLDNSMSTSNITEKSFLIYSPVVPGVAHRLHSKHGKNVVLQNEGCQAVRVGGYSHGIVFSAKELKTDELFEVKIDEVDPQWSGSLHIGLTTLQPADLPCPFTGLSPSLLELRSKVTWLVTGSEVRRNGILQKQNYGCSLDRLAVGNRVGVKRCSDDTMHILIDGEDMGPAATAVAKNVYAVLDLYGRVTAVSIVSSTVLEETESTKAPSLSSDSGSEGEEDTAPCENEASLVPTPMEFLENHGKNIQLSNQNLTAARVSSYNQGLLVTAQPLPRQQLFQFQIDRLNPMWTSSLSLGVIGHCPDRLNFPATACCLKRSSWLLQRDSVFHNSLKICENYGPNLDTCPEGTALGLLVDASNCLHLYVNGMDQGAAAQDIPNPCFPIIDLYGQCEQVTIVTNDVPAVGGEGSDTRCQADMEKADMVDGIKENVCWTPPPEVNPMKTCEYQALCSRFKDLLTLPDGYFNEDAKVNLCYCESCHKLRGDEAYYKRGEPPKDYALPFGWCRFALRINPRCEVANVFKKWHIAYHGTTVGSLRRTLDHSQLVSGSASIFSVTQTKTEAQNGYSDPENSAPEREAPRVQLSPTMRYSGLETFAPKVQFRDPRSHRFHQAQVALQVCVRPGSYKVGPQSLGLSEPLDPRFSNSEIEWITKEKGGTLLYGLLIRVE encoded by the exons ATGGCGGAGCTGCATCCGCGCAGCGGAAAGCTGATCGGCCTGTCGAACTCGAACCGAACCGCCCAGCGTAATCAGCCGGTACAGGAATTTAACCACGGTCTTGTACTGAGCCGTGAGCCGCTGCGAGACCGGGATGTCTTCACTGTCCGCATCGATAAAAAG GTGAACTCGTGGAGCGGCTCGATCGAGATCGGCGTGACGGCCCTGGACCCGGCGGCTCTGGACTTCCCCAGCAGCGCCACGGGCCTGAAGGGCGGCTCCTGGATCGTGTCGGGCTGCTCGGTGCTGCGGGACGGGCGCTCCATCCTGGAGGAGTACGGCCGCGACCTGGACCAGCTGGGCGAGGGCGACCGCGTGGGCATCCAGCGCAGCGCCCAGGGGGACCTGCACCTCTGGGTGAACGGGCAGGACTGCGGCGTGGCCGCCTCCGGCTTGCCCCCCCGCCTCTGGGCGGTGGTGGACCTGTACGGCAAGTGCACCCAGGTCACGGTGGTCAGCTGCGAGCCGCCCCCCGAGCGCCCCGAGCAGGAGGGGGTCACGGCGGAGGAGGAGCCGAGAGACAATGAGAGGGAGAGGGACCGAGACAGCGAGGGTCCCGTCATGGCATCGGAGGAAG TGCCGGAGCTCTCCCGCAGCCACAGTCGCCCAGACAAGTTCCCCAGCACCTTGgacacagagagtg TGCTGACGGAGCAGGAGCTGTCTGACGTGTTCAACAACGCCATCCTGTCTGCGTACCgggaggaggggggcggggggggctcCACCACGCCCCGGGGGGACAGCGGCGGGGCTGGCGATGGGGGCGGCGGTGGCGGGAGTTCAAGCGCCAACAGCCCCCTCGGCGGAGGCGTGTCTGCGACGCTGGGGGCGGGGACCCCCGGGATGACCACCAACGACGCGCTGCTTTTCCACGAGAAGTGCGGCACGCTCATCAAGCTGAGCAACAACAACAAGACGGCCGAGCGGCGCCGCCCCCTGGACGAGTTCAACAACGGCGTGGTGATGACCAACCGGCCCCTGCGGCACAACGAGATGTTTGAG ATTCGGATCGACAAGCTAGTGGACAAGTGGTCCGGGTCGATTGAGATCGGGGTGACAACCCACAACCCAAACAACCTGGACTATCCGGCCACCATGACCAATCTACGCTCAG GCACCATCATGATGAGCGGCTGTGGAATCCTCACTAATGGAAAAGGGACCCGCAGGGAGTACTGCGAGTTCAGCCTGGATgagctccag GAGGGAGATCACATTGGCCTGATGAGGAAAACCAGTGGTGCCCTTCACTTCTACATCAATGGCATTGATCAAG GCGTGGCAGCCACACAGACCCCGGGTACGGTGTACGGTGTGGTGGACCTCTACGGCATGGCAGTGAAAGTCACCATCGTCCACAACCACAACCACAGCGACCGGCTGCGGCGCAACAACGCCATCATGAGGGCGCTGTCCCCAGATGTGGGGCGCCCTCGGCCCCCGATGCATCTGGGGTCCGACCCTGAGGCCCTAGACCGTCTCCTCTTCCACCCCAACTGCGGACAGAAGGCCGCCATCATCAATGATGGCCGCACGGCGCTTCGCCCTCA TGCGACAGACGACTTCAACCATGGTGTGGTCCTGAGCAGCCGGCCCTTGCGCTCCAATGAGGTCTTCCAGGTGCGCATCGACAAGATGGTGGACAAGTGGGCAGGCTCCATCGAGATCGGTGTCACCACCCACAACCCTGCCTACCTGCAGCTCCCGTCCACCATGACCAACCTGCGCTCAG GTACGTGGATGATGACTGGGAATGGGGTGATGCACAACGGCACCACGATCCTGGATGAGTATGGACACAACCTGGACAGGCTGAAG gCAGGAGACACTGTAGGGGTGGTACGGAAGGATGACGGCAGTCTGCACTTCTTTGTGAACGGGGTGGCACAGGGCCCTGCTGCCTGGAATGTGCCGGCCAGCGTGTATGCTGTGGTGGATCTTTACGGTCAGGCGGCTCAAGCTACAATCATGGACGATATGG CCGACCTCCCGCCCCTGCCGGATGACTCCTCGGAGGGCAACAACCAGCTGTCTCCCAGCAGCCCCTGCTCTGTGGTGTCGGCCAATGACCTGCGCTTCCACCACCTGCACGGCAGCAACGCTGTCATCACCAATGGGGGGCGTACTGCGCTGCGCCAGAACTGCCGCAGCGAATTCAACGATGCCATCGTCATCTCCAATAG GTGTTTGCGAGCTGGAGAGCTGTTCGAAATCGTCATTCAGAAGATGGTAGACCGCTGGTCTGGATCGATAGAGGCCG GGGTGACCGCAATCCGGCCCGAGGATTTGGAGTTTCCCAACACAATGACTGACATTGACTATGACACTTGGATGCTGAG TGGTACAGCCATCATGCAGGACGGCAACACCATGCGCAACAACTACGGCTGTGACCTGGACTCGCTGACCACGGGCTCTCGGATCGGCATGATGCGCTCGGCCAGCGGCGACTTGCACTACTATATCAACGGCGTGGACCAGGGTGTGGCCTGCACGGGGCTGCCACCAG ACGTGTACGCGGTGATTGACCTctacggccagtgtgtccaggTGTCCATCACCAGCTCCTCGGGGCCCCTGGATAACAGCATGTCCACCAGCAACATCACCGAGAAGAGCTTTCTCATCTACTCGCCAG TGGTGCCCGGCGTTGCCCACCGCCTCCACAGTAAACACGGGAAGAACGTGGTGCTGCAGAACGAGGGCTGCCAGGCGGTGCGTGTGGGCGGGTACTCCCATGGCATCGTCTTCAGTGCCAAGGAGCTCAAGACCGACGAGCTGTTTGAG GTGAAGATCGATGAGGTGGACCCGCAGTGGTCCGGCTCTCTGCACATCGGGCTGACCACGCTGCAGCCGGCGGACCTGCCCTGCCCCTTCACCGGCCTGTCGCCTTCCCTGCTGGAGCTGCGGTCCAAGGTCACCTGGCTGGTCACGGGGTCGGAGGTCAGGCGCAACGGCATCCTGCAGAAGCAGAACTATGGCTGCTCTCTGGATCGGCTGGCG GTGGGAAATCGCGTGGGGGTGAAGCGCTGCAGCGACGACACCATGCACATCCTGATCGACGGCGAGGACATGGGCCCTGCCGCCACGGCCGTGGCCAAG AATGTGTATGCCGTGCTGGACCTGTACGGCCGGGTGACGGCCGTGTCCATCGTCAGCTCCACCGTGCTGGAGGAGACGGAGAGCACCAAGGCCCCTTCGCTGTCCTCGGACAGCGGCAGCGAGGGGGAGGAGGACACCGCGCCG tgtgagaACGAAGCCTCACTGGTGCCCACGCCCATGGAGTTCCTAGAGAACCATGGGAAGAACATCCAGTTGTCCAATCAGAACCTGACAGCTGCCCGTGTGTCCAGCTATAACCAGGGCCTGCTGGTCACTGCCCAGCCCCTGCCCCGACAGCAGCTCTTCCAG TTCCAGATTGACCGCCTGAATCCCATGTGGACCTCCTCGTTGTCCCTGGGGGTGATCGGACACTGTCCCGACAGGCTCAACTTCCCCGCCACCGCCTGCTGCCTCAAGCGCTCCTCCTGGCTCCTACAGCGGGACTCTGTCTTCCACAACTCCCTCAAG ATCTGTGAGAACTACGGCCCTAACCTGGACACCTGTCCCGAAGGAACTGCGCTGGGCCTGCTGGTGGACGCCAGCAACTGCCTGCACCTGTACGTCAACGGGATGGACCAGGGAGCGGCCGCGCAGGACATCCCGAACCCCTGCTTCCCCATCATCGACCTGTACGGCCAGTGCGAGCAG GTTACCATAGTGACGAACGACGTGCCGGCTGTGGGCGGTGAGGGCAGTGACACCCGTTGCCAGGCCGACATGGAGAAGGCAGATATGGTTGATG GCATCAAGGAGAACGTGTGCTGGACGCCCCCGCCGGAGGTGAACCCCATGAAGACGTGCGAGTACCAGGCGCTGTGCTCGCGCTTCAAGGACCTGCTGACCCTGCCAG ATGGGTATTTCAACGAGGACGCCAAGGTCAACCTCTGCTACTGCGAGTCCTGCCACAAGCTGCGGGGTGACGAGGCGTACTACAAGCGTGGGGAGCCCCCCAAGGACTACGCCCTGCCTTTCGGCTGGTGTCGCTTTGCCCTGAG GATCAACCCTCGCTGTGAGGTGGCCAACGTCTTTAAGAAGTGGCACATCGCCTACCATGGCACTACAGTGGGGTCTCTCCGGCGGACCCTTGACCACAGCCAGCTCGTCTCAG GCTCCGCGTCCATCTTCTCCGTGACGCAGACAAAGACGGAAGCACAGAATGGATACAGTGACCCCGAGAACAGTGCTCCTGAGAGGGAGGCCCCCAGAGTGCAGCTGTCTCCCACAATGCGCTACTCTGGCCTGGAAACGTTTGCCCCTAAAGTGCA ATTCCGAGATCCACGCTCCCATCGCTTTCATCAGGCCCAGGTGGCTCTCCAGGTGTGCGTGCGGCCGGGCTCCTACAAGGTTGGGCCCCAGAGCCTGGGTCTCAGTGAGCCGCTGGATCCCCGCTTCAGCAACAGTGAGATCGAGTGGATCACCAAGGAGAAAGGAGGAACCCTGCTCTACGGACTGCTCATCCGGGTGGAGTGA
- the neurl4 gene encoding neuralized-like protein 4 isoform X3: MAELHPRSGKLIGLSNSNRTAQRNQPVQEFNHGLVLSREPLRDRDVFTVRIDKKVNSWSGSIEIGVTALDPAALDFPSSATGLKGGSWIVSGCSVLRDGRSILEEYGRDLDQLGEGDRVGIQRSAQGDLHLWVNGQDCGVAASGLPPRLWAVVDLYGKCTQVTVVSCEPPPERPEQEGVTAEEEPRDNERERDRDSEGPVMASEEVPELSRSHSRPDKFPSTLDTESVLTEQELSDVFNNAILSAYREEGGGGGSTTPRGDSGGAGDGGGGGGSSSANSPLGGGVSATLGAGTPGMTTNDALLFHEKCGTLIKLSNNNKTAERRRPLDEFNNGVVMTNRPLRHNEMFEIRIDKLVDKWSGSIEIGVTTHNPNNLDYPATMTNLRSGTIMMSGCGILTNGKGTRREYCEFSLDELQEGDHIGLMRKTSGALHFYINGIDQGVAATQTPGTVYGVVDLYGMAVKVTIVHNHNHSDRLRRNNAIMRALSPDVGRPRPPMHLGSDPEALDRLLFHPNCGQKAAIINDGRTALRPHATDDFNHGVVLSSRPLRSNEVFQVRIDKMVDKWAGSIEIGVTTHNPAYLQLPSTMTNLRSGTWMMTGNGVMHNGTTILDEYGHNLDRLKAGDTVGVVRKDDGSLHFFVNGVAQGPAAWNVPASVYAVVDLYGQAAQATIMDDMADLPPLPDDSSEGNNQLSPSSPCSVVSANDLRFHHLHGSNAVITNGGRTALRQNCRSEFNDAIVISNSGTAIMQDGNTMRNNYGCDLDSLTTGSRIGMMRSASGDLHYYINGVDQGVACTGLPPGKDVYAVIDLYGQCVQVSITSSSGPLDNSMSTSNITEKSFLIYSPVVPGVAHRLHSKHGKNVVLQNEGCQAVRVGGYSHGIVFSAKELKTDELFEVKIDEVDPQWSGSLHIGLTTLQPADLPCPFTGLSPSLLELRSKVTWLVTGSEVRRNGILQKQNYGCSLDRLAVGNRVGVKRCSDDTMHILIDGEDMGPAATAVAKNVYAVLDLYGRVTAVSIVSSTVLEETESTKAPSLSSDSGSEGEEDTAPCENEASLVPTPMEFLENHGKNIQLSNQNLTAARVSSYNQGLLVTAQPLPRQQLFQFQIDRLNPMWTSSLSLGVIGHCPDRLNFPATACCLKRSSWLLQRDSVFHNSLKICENYGPNLDTCPEGTALGLLVDASNCLHLYVNGMDQGAAAQDIPNPCFPIIDLYGQCEQVTIVTNDVPAVGGEGSDTRCQADMEKADMVDGIKENVCWTPPPEVNPMKTCEYQALCSRFKDLLTLPDGYFNEDAKVNLCYCESCHKLRGDEAYYKRGEPPKDYALPFGWCRFALRINPRCEVANVFKKWHIAYHGTTVGSLRRTLDHSQLVSGSASIFSVTQTKTEAQNGYSDPENSAPEREAPRVQLSPTMRYSGLETFAPKVQFRDPRSHRFHQAQVALQVCVRPGSYKVGPQSLGLSEPLDPRFSNSEIEWITKEKGGTLLYGLLIRVE; this comes from the exons ATGGCGGAGCTGCATCCGCGCAGCGGAAAGCTGATCGGCCTGTCGAACTCGAACCGAACCGCCCAGCGTAATCAGCCGGTACAGGAATTTAACCACGGTCTTGTACTGAGCCGTGAGCCGCTGCGAGACCGGGATGTCTTCACTGTCCGCATCGATAAAAAG GTGAACTCGTGGAGCGGCTCGATCGAGATCGGCGTGACGGCCCTGGACCCGGCGGCTCTGGACTTCCCCAGCAGCGCCACGGGCCTGAAGGGCGGCTCCTGGATCGTGTCGGGCTGCTCGGTGCTGCGGGACGGGCGCTCCATCCTGGAGGAGTACGGCCGCGACCTGGACCAGCTGGGCGAGGGCGACCGCGTGGGCATCCAGCGCAGCGCCCAGGGGGACCTGCACCTCTGGGTGAACGGGCAGGACTGCGGCGTGGCCGCCTCCGGCTTGCCCCCCCGCCTCTGGGCGGTGGTGGACCTGTACGGCAAGTGCACCCAGGTCACGGTGGTCAGCTGCGAGCCGCCCCCCGAGCGCCCCGAGCAGGAGGGGGTCACGGCGGAGGAGGAGCCGAGAGACAATGAGAGGGAGAGGGACCGAGACAGCGAGGGTCCCGTCATGGCATCGGAGGAAG TGCCGGAGCTCTCCCGCAGCCACAGTCGCCCAGACAAGTTCCCCAGCACCTTGgacacagagagtg TGCTGACGGAGCAGGAGCTGTCTGACGTGTTCAACAACGCCATCCTGTCTGCGTACCgggaggaggggggcggggggggctcCACCACGCCCCGGGGGGACAGCGGCGGGGCTGGCGATGGGGGCGGCGGTGGCGGGAGTTCAAGCGCCAACAGCCCCCTCGGCGGAGGCGTGTCTGCGACGCTGGGGGCGGGGACCCCCGGGATGACCACCAACGACGCGCTGCTTTTCCACGAGAAGTGCGGCACGCTCATCAAGCTGAGCAACAACAACAAGACGGCCGAGCGGCGCCGCCCCCTGGACGAGTTCAACAACGGCGTGGTGATGACCAACCGGCCCCTGCGGCACAACGAGATGTTTGAG ATTCGGATCGACAAGCTAGTGGACAAGTGGTCCGGGTCGATTGAGATCGGGGTGACAACCCACAACCCAAACAACCTGGACTATCCGGCCACCATGACCAATCTACGCTCAG GCACCATCATGATGAGCGGCTGTGGAATCCTCACTAATGGAAAAGGGACCCGCAGGGAGTACTGCGAGTTCAGCCTGGATgagctccag GAGGGAGATCACATTGGCCTGATGAGGAAAACCAGTGGTGCCCTTCACTTCTACATCAATGGCATTGATCAAG GCGTGGCAGCCACACAGACCCCGGGTACGGTGTACGGTGTGGTGGACCTCTACGGCATGGCAGTGAAAGTCACCATCGTCCACAACCACAACCACAGCGACCGGCTGCGGCGCAACAACGCCATCATGAGGGCGCTGTCCCCAGATGTGGGGCGCCCTCGGCCCCCGATGCATCTGGGGTCCGACCCTGAGGCCCTAGACCGTCTCCTCTTCCACCCCAACTGCGGACAGAAGGCCGCCATCATCAATGATGGCCGCACGGCGCTTCGCCCTCA TGCGACAGACGACTTCAACCATGGTGTGGTCCTGAGCAGCCGGCCCTTGCGCTCCAATGAGGTCTTCCAGGTGCGCATCGACAAGATGGTGGACAAGTGGGCAGGCTCCATCGAGATCGGTGTCACCACCCACAACCCTGCCTACCTGCAGCTCCCGTCCACCATGACCAACCTGCGCTCAG GTACGTGGATGATGACTGGGAATGGGGTGATGCACAACGGCACCACGATCCTGGATGAGTATGGACACAACCTGGACAGGCTGAAG gCAGGAGACACTGTAGGGGTGGTACGGAAGGATGACGGCAGTCTGCACTTCTTTGTGAACGGGGTGGCACAGGGCCCTGCTGCCTGGAATGTGCCGGCCAGCGTGTATGCTGTGGTGGATCTTTACGGTCAGGCGGCTCAAGCTACAATCATGGACGATATGG CCGACCTCCCGCCCCTGCCGGATGACTCCTCGGAGGGCAACAACCAGCTGTCTCCCAGCAGCCCCTGCTCTGTGGTGTCGGCCAATGACCTGCGCTTCCACCACCTGCACGGCAGCAACGCTGTCATCACCAATGGGGGGCGTACTGCGCTGCGCCAGAACTGCCGCAGCGAATTCAACGATGCCATCGTCATCTCCAATAG TGGTACAGCCATCATGCAGGACGGCAACACCATGCGCAACAACTACGGCTGTGACCTGGACTCGCTGACCACGGGCTCTCGGATCGGCATGATGCGCTCGGCCAGCGGCGACTTGCACTACTATATCAACGGCGTGGACCAGGGTGTGGCCTGCACGGGGCTGCCACCAGGTAAAG ACGTGTACGCGGTGATTGACCTctacggccagtgtgtccaggTGTCCATCACCAGCTCCTCGGGGCCCCTGGATAACAGCATGTCCACCAGCAACATCACCGAGAAGAGCTTTCTCATCTACTCGCCAG TGGTGCCCGGCGTTGCCCACCGCCTCCACAGTAAACACGGGAAGAACGTGGTGCTGCAGAACGAGGGCTGCCAGGCGGTGCGTGTGGGCGGGTACTCCCATGGCATCGTCTTCAGTGCCAAGGAGCTCAAGACCGACGAGCTGTTTGAG GTGAAGATCGATGAGGTGGACCCGCAGTGGTCCGGCTCTCTGCACATCGGGCTGACCACGCTGCAGCCGGCGGACCTGCCCTGCCCCTTCACCGGCCTGTCGCCTTCCCTGCTGGAGCTGCGGTCCAAGGTCACCTGGCTGGTCACGGGGTCGGAGGTCAGGCGCAACGGCATCCTGCAGAAGCAGAACTATGGCTGCTCTCTGGATCGGCTGGCG GTGGGAAATCGCGTGGGGGTGAAGCGCTGCAGCGACGACACCATGCACATCCTGATCGACGGCGAGGACATGGGCCCTGCCGCCACGGCCGTGGCCAAG AATGTGTATGCCGTGCTGGACCTGTACGGCCGGGTGACGGCCGTGTCCATCGTCAGCTCCACCGTGCTGGAGGAGACGGAGAGCACCAAGGCCCCTTCGCTGTCCTCGGACAGCGGCAGCGAGGGGGAGGAGGACACCGCGCCG tgtgagaACGAAGCCTCACTGGTGCCCACGCCCATGGAGTTCCTAGAGAACCATGGGAAGAACATCCAGTTGTCCAATCAGAACCTGACAGCTGCCCGTGTGTCCAGCTATAACCAGGGCCTGCTGGTCACTGCCCAGCCCCTGCCCCGACAGCAGCTCTTCCAG TTCCAGATTGACCGCCTGAATCCCATGTGGACCTCCTCGTTGTCCCTGGGGGTGATCGGACACTGTCCCGACAGGCTCAACTTCCCCGCCACCGCCTGCTGCCTCAAGCGCTCCTCCTGGCTCCTACAGCGGGACTCTGTCTTCCACAACTCCCTCAAG ATCTGTGAGAACTACGGCCCTAACCTGGACACCTGTCCCGAAGGAACTGCGCTGGGCCTGCTGGTGGACGCCAGCAACTGCCTGCACCTGTACGTCAACGGGATGGACCAGGGAGCGGCCGCGCAGGACATCCCGAACCCCTGCTTCCCCATCATCGACCTGTACGGCCAGTGCGAGCAG GTTACCATAGTGACGAACGACGTGCCGGCTGTGGGCGGTGAGGGCAGTGACACCCGTTGCCAGGCCGACATGGAGAAGGCAGATATGGTTGATG GCATCAAGGAGAACGTGTGCTGGACGCCCCCGCCGGAGGTGAACCCCATGAAGACGTGCGAGTACCAGGCGCTGTGCTCGCGCTTCAAGGACCTGCTGACCCTGCCAG ATGGGTATTTCAACGAGGACGCCAAGGTCAACCTCTGCTACTGCGAGTCCTGCCACAAGCTGCGGGGTGACGAGGCGTACTACAAGCGTGGGGAGCCCCCCAAGGACTACGCCCTGCCTTTCGGCTGGTGTCGCTTTGCCCTGAG GATCAACCCTCGCTGTGAGGTGGCCAACGTCTTTAAGAAGTGGCACATCGCCTACCATGGCACTACAGTGGGGTCTCTCCGGCGGACCCTTGACCACAGCCAGCTCGTCTCAG GCTCCGCGTCCATCTTCTCCGTGACGCAGACAAAGACGGAAGCACAGAATGGATACAGTGACCCCGAGAACAGTGCTCCTGAGAGGGAGGCCCCCAGAGTGCAGCTGTCTCCCACAATGCGCTACTCTGGCCTGGAAACGTTTGCCCCTAAAGTGCA ATTCCGAGATCCACGCTCCCATCGCTTTCATCAGGCCCAGGTGGCTCTCCAGGTGTGCGTGCGGCCGGGCTCCTACAAGGTTGGGCCCCAGAGCCTGGGTCTCAGTGAGCCGCTGGATCCCCGCTTCAGCAACAGTGAGATCGAGTGGATCACCAAGGAGAAAGGAGGAACCCTGCTCTACGGACTGCTCATCCGGGTGGAGTGA